One genomic region from Xenopus laevis strain J_2021 chromosome 2L, Xenopus_laevis_v10.1, whole genome shotgun sequence encodes:
- the XB5900543.S gene encoding olfactory receptor family class 1 (The RefSeq protein has 1 substitution compared to this genomic sequence) → MTISMSNQTAVTEFILLGFPGLQPNFFLPVSITMFFAYIVSLIANSTVIILIILREQLHHPMYIIIANLALSDLLFDTITLPKIIAKYWFGAGSISFNWCFFQLFCVHSLGSLDSFIIMLMAIDRYVAICKPLRYHSIINNRLVILICYFCSVCAALIGLALTLIAGILPYCGPNRVKNCFCATQSVIVLACVDVSLERKKGFIIGMCVHLFPLSFIILSYILIIRVVHLSANNGNWQKAFYTCTTHLIVIGLYFIPRLFVYSITQIPLILDADINVLILCLYTFIPHIASPIIFCLGTKEIRNILRQMLNNIFHIKSDHITRRLK, encoded by the coding sequence ATGACCATCTCAATGTCTAATCAGACTGCTGTCACTGAGTTTATCCTCCTCGGTTTTCCAGGTCTACAGCCGAATTTCTTTCTTCCAGTCTCAATTACAATGTTTTTTGCCTACATTGTTTCACTGATTGCAAATAGCACAGTCATCATATTAATTATCCTGAGAGAACAACTCCACCACCCcatgtatattattattgctaaccTCGCTCTCTCTGACCTTCTCTTTGACACAATAACGTTACCTAAAATCATTGCCAAATATTGGTTTGGAGCAGGGTCTATATCATTCAACTGGTGCTTCTTCCAGCTCTTCTGTGTCCATTCCCTTGGAAGTCTTGACTCCTTCATCATTATGCTGATGGCTATTGATCGTTATGTTGCTATCTGCAAACCTCTCAGGTATCACTCCATTATCAACAATAGGCTGGTGATTCTTATCTGCTACTTTTGCTCGGTTTGTGCTGCGCTAATTGGATTAGCTCTTACTTTAATTGCTGGAATTCTTCCTTACTGTGGACCCAACCGTGTCAAGAACTGTTTCTGTGCCACACAATCTGTAATAGTTTTGGCATGTGTTGATGTttctttggaaagaaaaaaaggttttataatTGGCATGTGTGTGCACCTCTTCCCATTGTCTTTTATTATTCTCTCATATATTCTCATAATCAGGGTTGTGCACTTATCAGCCAACAATGGAAACTGGCAGAAGGCATTTTATACCTGTACCACCCATTTAATTGTCATTGGATTGTACTTTATCCCCAGGTTGTTTGTATATAGTATCACTCAGATTCCTCTGATTCTTGATGCTGATATCAACGTCTTAATTTTGTGTCTCTACACATTTATCCCCCATATAGCCAGTCCCATTATTTTTTGTCTTGGAACCAaagaaattagaaatattttgagGCAAATGTTGAATAATATCTTCCACATTAAATCTGATCACATAACTAGAAGACTGCAGTGA